The following is a genomic window from Candidatus Hydrogenedentota bacterium.
GCGCCCGGCATCCTCAACCTTGGGAGGAACAGGCATGACACGCGAACTGACCCGGCGGCAGCAGGACATTCTTGAGTTCATCATCGAGAGCGTGCGGGACAACGGCTTCCCGCCGACCATCGCCGAGATCGGCGAACGGTTCAGCATCGCCTCGACCAACGGCGTGAACGACCACCTGGTCTCTCTGGAACGCAAGGGGTACATTGAGCGGTCCTCCTCCAAGGCGCGCAGCCTGCGCGTGACGGACAAGGGGGTCGCCCACCTGTTCACCCCCAATGTGCGCATGGCCCCCCTGCTCGGCCGTGTGGCCGCGGGGTCCCCCACCCTCGCCCTGGAAAACGTGGAGTCCTACCTTCCCGTCGAGACGGGCCAGCCGGGAAACACCCTCTACTGCCTGCGCGTTGCCGGGGACAGCATGATCGAGGACGGCATCCTGGAGGGGGACATTGTCGTGGTGGACCATGACCGCGCGCCGCGTCCGGGGGATGTGGTGGTCGCGCTGGTGGACGGCGAGGCGACGGTGAAGCACTTTCACCCGGACGGCGGGGTGGTGGAGCTGCGGCCGGCGAACGCGGCCATGCGGCCCATGCGCTTTCCGGCGGGGGAGGTGCAGGTGCAGGGGGTGGTGGTGGCGCTTCAGCGCCGGATGGCCTGAGCCCGTGTCAGCGGGGCCGGGGCCTGCCCGCCCGCGCGCAGACGGCGTCGAACAGGCGGGACACCTCCGACACGCCGTAGTCGTTGAAGTTGGCGGGGTTCTCCCAGAACTCCGCGAGGCGGCCCCGGTGCTCCGCCTCATAGCAGAGCACCTTGATCATCATCTGCGCCTTGTCCAGGCCGCGCACCAGCCGCGCCTCCCCCGTCTCCCCCTCCACCAGCTCCCGGTGCAGCCCGGCCATGCCGTCAGAAAACGAAAACCCCGCAAACAGCCCCTCCAGGATCGCCTGCTCGGCGGCCTGCTTCTCCCGCCGGAAATGCGCGTCCGCGGCGGGCATGGGAATGTCCATGAGCACAGCCTCGGACAGGTCGTGGATGAGGGCCATGCCGACGGCGCGCCGAAAGTCCCAGCGCCCGGGATGGGCTTCCAGAAAACACACCGCCATGAGGGAGACGGCGTGGGAATGGGCGGCCACACTTTCCGGCTCGGGGACACCCCGCAGCAGGAAGCCCGCGCGCGGCACGCGGTCGAGGGGATGAATCCGCTCGAACAGGCCGATGACGCGGGCGGCGAAGTCCTCCGTCATGCCTGGGGCGGTTCCTCGTCGTCACGCTCCGGCTCGGCCCAGGTCAGCTCCTCGTCCTCCTCCGCCGGGTCGGCGAAGGCGCGGCCGATGGCGTCCTTGAGATCTTCCGACACGGGCAACGGCCCCACCGCGCCGCCCGCCGCGGCCTTCCCCCGCGCCTGCAACGCCGCCACTTCCTCCGCCAGCACCGCCGCGCGGCCCTGGGCCTCCTCCAGCGCGGCCTCGGCCTTCCACTTCTCCGAAGCCAGCCGCTCAAACGCCTCGTCCGCCCCGCCGGCGCCCGCCTCCGCGGCGTCCATTTCCGCCGCCAGCGTGCCCAGCGCCTCCTGAAGCCCCTCGACCCGCCGCCGCATCTCGGCCTGCCTCACGGAAACGCGCGCGCGCAGCTCCGCCAGCGCGGCGGCGGCCGCCTCGTCGCGCTCCCTCACCGCCTCAACGTCCATGCGCATGGTCTGCAGCTCGCCCTCGCTGCCCTCCAGGGCAAGACGGACCGTCTCCAGTTCCTGGCGCAAAGACTGGCTGTCCGAAGCGGTGCCGTCCGGCGCCGCCCCGCCGCCCTCCAGACTGTCCATCAGCCGCTGACGCTCGCGCTCCAGGTCGGCCACGGTGTTTCGCAGGGAGGCAATCTGCTCCAGGGCAAACGCGGGCACCCCCGCGATGGACTCGGTGTCCGATTCCGGGGCGCCCAGGCCGATGACCTGTCCGCGCGTCAGCACGGCCTTGAACGCGCCGCTGCACGCGCTGAGCATGCTCGGATGCACGCGCGAGGCGAGCACGACGATCTTCCCGTTGTCCAGGAAGGCCCGCACCACGCCCTCCAGCTCCTCCGTGTCGTCCTTGAAGAGTTCCAGCTCGTCCACAAGCAGCACGGCGGGACGGGACCGCTGGATCGGGGAGGGGTCTTTTGCGAGGGCGCGCGCCTTGCGCGGAAAATCGCTCGCGCTGATCAGGGCAATGCTGACCCGGGTCTGGTTTTCCCGGAAATGGTTGACAATGGCCCAGAGCAGGTGGCTCTTGCCGACCCCCTTGTCCCCCAGGAGGGTGACGGGGGACACGACCCCGTCCTCCAGCGCGGCGAGCCGGCGGCAGACATCAAACGCCGACTGGTTGTTGTCGTCGGTTCTGAAATTCGCGAATGTCATGCCTCTCATGCGCGCACGTTCCTTACAGCGCCCCCGGCAACACGTTGAACACCCCGCCCCGGTGCCCGCCTCCTCACCTGCGGGCTTTCCGGAAAGCGAAAATGATTGTACCCCCATCGCCCCCGCCAGTCAACAATTATTCTTCCCTACAGTGCCTCCAGCAGGCCGAGATCCTCCCCGGGGACAGCGGGGTCCCCGCCCTGCGCCGCAGGTTCGCCCTGGGCGCCCTGCCAGACCTGCGGCGGGGCGGTGCCCGCGACATAGGCCTCGCGGTAGTTCCCGCCCGCAACGCCGCTTTGCCGGTCAATACTGAAAAACTCGATGCCGGGCGGCACGTCGAACTCCTCCACCGGCATGCCGTCCAGTGCCTCGGTCATGAAGTCCACCCAGATGGGGCAGGCCAGACGGCCGCCGGTGTAGTCCGCGCCGCGGCCAAGGGGCCGGTTGTCCCGGTAGCCGATCCAGACCACAGTGGTGTACTCCTTCGTGAACCCGCAGAACCACGCGTCCCGGCTGCCGTTGGTGGTGCCCGTCTTGCCGCCCACGGGCCGCTTGAGCGTGCTGGCGCGCCATCCCGTGGCGCCGGGGCCCGGCGTGCACACACCGCGCATCATGTGCAGGGTCACATAGGCCACCCGGGGGTCCAGCGCCTGCTCTGACCGCGCGTAGTCGCGGTGGCTGTACCGCTGGGCGCCGTCCCGGTCGCGGATGTCCGTGATCATGACGGGGTCATGCCGCACCCCCCCGTTGGGAAAGCAG
Proteins encoded in this region:
- the lexA gene encoding transcriptional repressor LexA, which encodes MTRELTRRQQDILEFIIESVRDNGFPPTIAEIGERFSIASTNGVNDHLVSLERKGYIERSSSKARSLRVTDKGVAHLFTPNVRMAPLLGRVAAGSPTLALENVESYLPVETGQPGNTLYCLRVAGDSMIEDGILEGDIVVVDHDRAPRPGDVVVALVDGEATVKHFHPDGGVVELRPANAAMRPMRFPAGEVQVQGVVVALQRRMA
- a CDS encoding HD domain-containing protein produces the protein MTEDFAARVIGLFERIHPLDRVPRAGFLLRGVPEPESVAAHSHAVSLMAVCFLEAHPGRWDFRRAVGMALIHDLSEAVLMDIPMPAADAHFRREKQAAEQAILEGLFAGFSFSDGMAGLHRELVEGETGEARLVRGLDKAQMMIKVLCYEAEHRGRLAEFWENPANFNDYGVSEVSRLFDAVCARAGRPRPR